Proteins encoded by one window of Arabidopsis thaliana chromosome 2, partial sequence:
- a CDS encoding Transducin/WD40 repeat-like superfamily protein (Transducin/WD40 repeat-like superfamily protein; FUNCTIONS IN: nucleotide binding; INVOLVED IN: biological_process unknown; LOCATED IN: CUL4 RING ubiquitin ligase complex; EXPRESSED IN: 25 plant structures; EXPRESSED DURING: 15 growth stages; CONTAINS InterPro DOMAIN/s: WD40 repeat 2 (InterPro:IPR019782), WD40 repeat, conserved site (InterPro:IPR019775), WD40 repeat (InterPro:IPR001680), G-protein beta WD-40 repeat, region (InterPro:IPR020472), WD40 repeat-like-containing domain (InterPro:IPR011046), WD40-repeat-containing domain (InterPro:IPR017986), WD40/YVTN repeat-like-containing domain (InterPro:IPR015943), WD40 repeat, subgroup (InterPro:IPR019781); BEST Arabidopsis thaliana protein match is: TBP-associated factor 5 (TAIR:AT5G25150.1); Has 32306 Blast hits to 19564 proteins in 654 species: Archae - 48; Bacteria - 6195; Metazoa - 11628; Fungi - 6530; Plants - 3814; Viruses - 23; Other Eukaryotes - 4068 (source: NCBI BLink).), protein MEDELEGLRAHFPVSFGKTSKVSASTEAIHSATRRTDVANDAGVSSDITTKKPDSDKSGFPSLSSSSQTWLRSVRGPNRNPNSSGDVAMGPPPPPSSKRTQEEEEEDEEVMMGPPPPPKGLGNINDSDDEGDMIGPPPPPPAARDSDEDSDDDDDNDNEENRYQIPLSNEIQLKGHTKIVSSLAVDSAGARVLSGSYDYTVRMYDFQGMNSRLQSFRQIEPSEGHQVRSVSWSPTSGQFLCVTGSAQAKIFDRDGLTLGEFMKGDMYIRDLKNTKGHICGLTCGEWHPRTKETVLTSSEDGSLRIWDVNNFLSQTQVIKPKLARPGRVPVTTCAWDRDGKRIAGGVGDGSIQIWSLKPGWGSRPDIYVGKAHTDDITSVKFSSDGRILLSRSFDGSLKVWDLRQMKEALKVFEGLPNYYPQTNVAFSPDEQIILTGTSVEKDSTTGGLLCFYDRTKLEIVQKVGISPTSSVVQCAWHPRLNQIFATSGDKSQGGTHILYDPSQSERGACVCVARAPRKKSVDDYQPEPVIHNPHALPLFRDAPSRKREREKALKDPMKSHKPEIPMTGPGHGGRVGTTGSGLLTQYLLKQGGMIKETWMEEDPREAILKYAEVAVKDPKFIAPAYSQTQPKTIFAKSDDEEEEGDTKK, encoded by the exons aTGGAGGACGAATTGGAAGGTCTACGAGCTCATTTTCCTGTTTCGTTCGGTAAGACATCGAAGGTTTCGGCGTCAACTGAAGCCATTCACAGCGCAACTCGCCGCACCGATGTAGCCAACGACGCCGGAGTTTCGTCGGATATCACCACGAAGAAACCTGATTCCGATAAATCTGGATTCCCGTCTCTATCTTCCTCATCTCAAACCTGGCTCCGAAGTGTTCGCGGTCCGAATCGTAACCCTAACAGCTCCGGTGATGTAGCAATGGGTCCGCCACCGCCACCGTCATCTAAACGGACgcaagaggaagaggaggaggatgaagaagtTATGATGGGACCACCGCCACCGCCTAAGGGACTCGGGAACATTaatgattctgatgatgaggGGGATATGATCGGtcctccgccgccgcctcCTGCTGCTCGAGATTCAGATGAAGATTcagatgacgatgatgataatgaCAACGAGGAGAATCGTTACCAGATTCCATTGAGCAACGAGATTCAGCTTAAGGGACATACAAAG ATTGTTTCATCTCTCGCTGTTGATAGTGCTGGAGCTAGAGTTCTTTCAGGAAGCTATGACTACACTGTGAGAATGTACGATTTCCAAGGGATGAATTCGAGACTACAGTCTTTTAGACAGATAGAGCCATCTGAGGGACACCAAGTTCGCAGCGTGAGCTGGAGTCCCACTTCTGGTCAATTTCTATGCGTTACTGGCTCTGCACAAGCTAAG atttttgatCGAGATGGTCTTACTCTTGGTGAGTTTATGAAAGGAGATATGTATATTCGTGATCTGAAGAACACTAAGGGACATATTTGTGGGTTGACCTGTGGAGAATGGCATCCGAGGACTAAGGAAACCGTTCTGACTTCGTCGGAAGACGGGTCTTTGCGTATATGGGATGTTAATAACTTCCTAAGCCAAACGCAG GTTATTAAGCCTAAGCTTGCTAGACCAGGGAGGGTTCCAGTTACAACCTGTGCTTGGGACCGTGACGGAAAGCGTATCGCCGGTGGTGTAGGAGATGGATCTATACAG ATTTGGAGTCTCAAGCCGGGATGGGGAAGCCGACCAGATATATACGTTGGGAAGGCCCACACTGATGATATAACCTCTGTAAAGTTCTCTAGCGATGGCAGAATTCTGTTGTCAAGGAGTTTTGATGGTTCTCTGAAG GTCTGGGACTTGCGGCAGATGAAAGAAGCTCTAAAAGTTTTCGAGGGTCTACCTAATTATTATCCTCAAACCAACGTTGCCTTTAGTCCAGACGAACAAATCATCCTGACTGGAACATCCGTCGAGAAAGACAGCACAACAGGAGGCTTGCTATGTTTCTACGATCGCACCAAACTAGAGATAGTTCAAAAAGTCGGAATCTCTCCAACTTCCAGCGTGGTGCAATGCGCTTGGCACCCGAGGTTGAATCAG ATATTTGCAACATCCGGAGACAAAAGCCAAGGAGGGACTCACATTCTTTACGACCCAAGTCAGAGCGAGAGAGGCGCATGCGTCTGTGTTGCACGTGCACCAAGGAAGAAATCTGTAGATGATTACCAACCAGAACCAGTAATACACAATCCTCATGCATTACCATTGTTCAGAGACGCACCAAGCCGTaaacgagaaagagagaaagcatTGAAGGATCCAATGAAATCCCACAAGCCTGAGATACCCATGACAGGTCCTGGTCATGGTGGAAGAGTTGGGACTACTGGTAGTGGCTTATTAACACAATATCTTCTCAAG CAAGGTGGGATGATAAAAGAGACGTGGATGGAAGAAGATCCAAGAGAAGCAATATTGAAATACGCAGAGGTTGCTGTTAAAGATCCAAAGTTTATTGCACCTGCTTACTCTCAGACCCAGCCTAAGACCATCTTCGCTAAATctgatgacgaagaagaagaaggtgacactaaaaaataa